The proteins below come from a single Periophthalmus magnuspinnatus isolate fPerMag1 chromosome 7, fPerMag1.2.pri, whole genome shotgun sequence genomic window:
- the LOC117373806 gene encoding G-protein coupled receptor 182-like: MESHEHNHSLDFYNGTPWFIYECTIELDTDYRRIALFLLYLFIFIAGLLENLLVLWVNWRRRHSANGVLFCLLNVSMSDMMVISILPFYILEITINHVWLWGRFLCKVTNLIYSVNLYSSTFFLALMTLERYLTLTKPTFPALFPVTGRRRWWLCAVVWLFSLFLALLENVHVDLLEWDEPGCYMYPEHNFAEWFISMTIISLIFQFFIPGAVIITCNYLLAKAVRNAPEVQEKRDVWLVHVYSLVFVLCWFPFHLILFLLLIDDINPFIFSCNTVEVMYFMYSIVQCFSLFHCVANPILYNFLSKSFRSNLITRVVSYIPKDWNMEAQVGTAPTQPNGAGGTEGGRKQRKISDASTSQSDVAS; encoded by the coding sequence ATGGAGTCCCACGAGCATAACCACTCTCTGGACTTCTACAACGGAACGCCCTGGTTCATTTATGAGTGCACCATAGAACTGGACACAGACTACCGCCGGAtcgccctcttcctcctctatctcttcaTTTTCATTGCTGGCCTCTTGGAGAACCTGCTCGTGCTGTGGGTCAACTGGCGCAGACGTCACTCTGCTAACGGCGTGCTATTCTGCCTGCTAAACGTTAGCATGTCTGACATGATGGTTATCTCCATTCTACCTTTCTACATACTGGAAATTACTATCAACCATGTCTGGCTTTGGGGCCGATTCCTCTGCAAAGTCACTAATCTCATCTACTCAGTCAATTTATACAGTAGCACGTTTTTCCTTGCGCTAATGACGCTAGAACGTTACTTGACGCTAACCAAGCCAACATTCCCTGCGCTGTTCCCAGTTACCGGACGACGCCGTTGGTGGCTTTGTGCTGTGGTCTGGTTGTTTTCCTTGTTCCTTGCACTCTTGGAGAACGTACACGTAGACCTCCTGGAATGGGATGAGCCGGGATGCTACATGTATCCAGAACACAACTTTGCTGAGTGGTTTATTAGTATGACTATAATTTCtttaatttttcagtttttcattcCCGGAGCGGTCATCATCACATGTAACTATCTCCTCGCCAAGGCAGTACGCAATGCTCCTGAAGTCCAGGAAAAGAGAGACGTGTGGCTGGTGCACGTGTACTCTTTGGTTTTTGTCCTGTGTTGGTTCCCCTTTCATCTGATcttgtttttactgttgatCGATGACATAAACCCATTCATCTTCAGCTGTAACACTGTAGAAGTCATGTACTTCATGTACAGCATCGTCCAGTGCTTTTCTCTATTCCATTGTGTGGCCAATCCGATCCTCTACAACTTTCTGAGCAAGAGTTTCCGCAGTAACCTCATCACCAGAGTGGTGAGTTACATCCCGAAAGACTGGAATATGGAAGCGCAGGTGGGAACTGCGCCAACGCAGCCCAACGGAGCAGGAGGTACGGAGGGAGGACGGAAGCAGCGCAAGATCAGCGATGCCAGCACCAGCCAGTCCGACGTGGCCTCATAA